In Musa acuminata AAA Group cultivar baxijiao chromosome BXJ2-10, Cavendish_Baxijiao_AAA, whole genome shotgun sequence, a genomic segment contains:
- the LOC103968867 gene encoding uncharacterized protein LOC103968867 — protein MAAAMESFSIREYAARMRNVDYERCWPFAEERAERSLPPMPVRKFRWWVEELRAVPSGGKKDGEADDVVESEEKAAVDVATGVPVVESTGVGRAGGGNVPAEQRQAKNLPSKPKPRTPKKRSILELFAVAPPVSGGVQEQDLRDGAGGKLQPQGEEAAGAKTNLGVEDGGVLVEMRKRKKRVKDGEKMPREKIGANKKWKTKAKMTNKKKKLNVEIRPAKKENCKLKMSSLVDMSKILKSKRYEKKFGKMHNRLVCNQAKPATIRTLLKKHIFRFVQTSKLISRNQEAARASPVHSIFKKQKRGTSTKKRKAIENKKGSDLVEHCCESAKQLSFSGKNGKLVHGRSCLPLKLPHLQTLCKMVSDVLAASSTMDNLNKCPSVTEGVHWNLNDTEGQLNLNDNGVVASNGETSETSSEEQLDGTFDHPTPSNLSVTKRFPLAELVDLNHPVKDHVDLNGVGLDGSTMTPTPMYSGDLKVPGPMNKCALASDPGTSQIHSFSPIFNHTNHLHNAGNAVSVSDTKSALSLTRKQDQHHWVSCLDQSYLDSIYMQTRMMDPRNNTCIGFPEYRSMYHIPKDMLISNHSSVGSKAIVEPSPGLGPVWRVNDTEEGFIGLPLNSQGELIELNPGTRYGFCEVDEMANSALNSLQILPSSTHVQPQSSHVRMKGKYPFVSSYHDDEQNWFLKQHYPARKLVISESGSVALQGVEKVRCQSHGGRPQLYHCDARQVELFCSGCKDHLVTENCFDRMRLYSEKDMELGSHPAIQPTMRLMGKTVTVGSCSKEHQGCNDKDWTDKEMVTTSNPTIREHDRPILKRWHEEECIRQEEYEASRNIPFSSLDAPSDNCHASADKLTSNHMHHGFGPNWMLNYGNPSSRGEHGFHIDFSQSPVPCQSFQNRASHSAVHSTTQAQSVDMGRSKTLRASHPRNFCPHMLINSTHCKHSQNVSYGIPSTTHPYINHVPVQTSSGHSLQRFPHWLLNATNQHPFVPYHPSAACQSCMIPANRGFPHSSPYTKSVIAFPSGNNNSSQTYGSYTPMSVVYPSSTATLTNNFSSASSTYGDNSKTTDGMRFNFAHVKSQDHSKRFRKRSAAKDDKIVERVKRPNLKLQEDLNAPTSLRREGLNGDQKDNIREPEVNVCVSRTVDVCLPVIDDGRDSVAISDGSLPLKSSHLRPGPVKLSAGAKHILRPNGSIDQENFRPIHSTVPFTQEASAAKDGSQEKAAKVYRF, from the exons GTGGAGGAGCTACGGGCGGTGCCATCCGGCGGCAAGAAGGACGGAGAGGCCGACGATGTGGTCGAATCGGAAGAGAAAGCTGCCGTGGACGTTGCTACCGGCGTACCAGTTGTCGAATCCACCGGTGTTGGCCGGGCCGGAGGCGGGAATGTTCCGGCGGAGCAGAGGCAGGCGAAGAATCTTCCCTCCAAGCCGAAGCCGAGAACGCCCAAGAAAAGGTCGATCCTCGAGCTTTTCGCGGTGGCCCCGCCGGTCAGTGGCGGCGTGCAAGAACAAGACCTCCGGGATGGGGCCGGCGGCAAACTGCAACCGCAAGGAGAGGAAGCAGCCGGTGCGAAGACCAATTTGGGGGTTGAGGACGGTGGGGTTTTGGTCGAGATGCGAAAAAGAAAGAAGCGGGTTAAAGACGGTGAGAAGATGCCGAGGGAAAAGATTGGGGCAAACAAAAAGTGGAAGACCAAGGCGAAGATGAcgaataaaaagaagaagctcaATGTGGAGATCCGTCCTGCGAAAAAG GAGAACTGTAAGCTCAAAATGTCGTCTCTAGTTGATATGAGCAAAATCCTCAAGAGCAAAAGGTACGAGAAGAAGTTTGGAAAGATGCATAATAGGCTTGTTTGTAACCAGGCAAAGCCAGCAACAATCAGAACTTTGCTAAAGAAACATATATTCAGATTTGTTCAGACGTCGAAACTGATATCCAGGAACCAGGAGGCAGCAAGGGCATCTCCTGTACATAgtattttcaagaaacaaaaaCGAGGCACTTCCACCAAGAAGAGAAAGGcaatagaaaataaaaagggCAGTGATCTTGTAGAACATTGTTGTGAATCAGCCAAACAACTGAGTTTCTCTGGTAAGAATGGTAAACTTGTGCATGGCAGAAGTTGTTTGCCTTTAAAGCTGCCACACTTGCAAACCCTTTGCAAAATGGTTTCTGATGTCTTGGCTGCATCTTCAACTATGGATAATTTGAATAAATGTCCATCTGTCACTGAGGGAGTTCACTGGAACTTGAATGACACAGAAGGTCAGCTGAACTTAAATGACAATGGAGTTGTTGCAAGTAATGGGGAGACAAGTGAAACTTCCTCAGAAGAGCAACTCGATGGTACTTTTGACCATCCTACTCCTTCGAACTTGTCAGTAACAAAGAGATTCCCTTTGGCTGAACTCGTGGACTTAAACCATCCAGTGAAGGATCATGTTGATTTAAATGGCGTTGGTTTGGATGGATCCACTATGACACCTACTCCCATGTACTCAGGTGACCTGAAGGTTCCTGGGCCCATGAATAAGTGTGCGCTTGCTTCAGATCCTGGAACCTCTCAAATACACAGTTTTTCTCCGATATTCAATCATACAAACCATCTGCATAATGCCGGAAATGCTGTTTCAGTTTCTGATACAAAAAGTGCACTGAGCCTTACCAGAAAACAAGACCAGCACCATTGGGTTTCTTGTCTGGATCAAAGCTACTTGGATTCAATTTACATGCAAACTCGTATGATGGATCCAAGAAACAACACATGTATTGGCTTTCCAGAATATCGATCAATGTATCATATACCGAAAGATATGTTAATTAGCAATCATTCTTCGGTTGGATCAAAAGCTATTGTGGAGCCATCGCCAGGGCTGGGGCCTGTTTGGAGGGTCAATGACACCGAGGAGGGTTTTATTGGATTGCCTCTTAATTCACAGGGAGAGCTTATCGAATTGAACCCAGGCACGAGGTATGGATTTTGTGAGGTCGATGAAATGGCAAACTCAGCCTTGAATTCACTTCAGATTCTTCCATCTTCCACTCATGTTCAGCCCCAGTCTAGCCATGTTAGGATGAAAGGCAAATATCCGTTTGTGTCATCATACCATGACGATGAACAAAATTGGTTCTTGAAACAGCACTATCCTGCCAGAAAACTAGTAATATCTGAATCGGGTTCTGTTGCATTGCAAGGTGTTGAGAAAGTGAGGTGTCAATCCCATGGCGGAAGACCTCAATTGTACCACTGCGATGCAAGACAAGTGGAATTATTTTGTTCTGGGTGCAAAGATCATTTGGTAACAGAAAATTGCTTTGATAGGATGAGGCTTTATTCAGAGAAGGATATGGAGCTAGGGTCTCATCCTGCAATCCAACCTACTATGCGCTTGATGGGTAAAACTGTCACAGTTGGTAGCTGCAGCAAAGAACACCAAGGATGTAATGATAAGGATTGGACTGACAAGGAAATGGTAACTACAAGCAACCCCACTATAAGGGAGCATGACAGACCTATTTTGAAGCGGTGGCATGAAGAGGAATGCATTAGGCAAGAAGAATACGAGGCATCAAGGAATATCCCTTTTAGTTCATTGGACGCCCCTTCAGACAATTGTCATGCATCAGCAGATAAGCTTACATCTAACCATATGCATCATGGTTTTGGACCTAACTGGATGTTGAATTATGGAAATCCTTCAAGTCGTGGAGAACACGGTTTTCATATTGATTTTTCTCAAAGTCCAGTTCCATGCCAATCTTTTCAGAACAGAGCATCCCACTCTGCAGTCCATAGTACCACACAAGCTCAATCTGTTGATATGGGACGAAGTAAAACACTTCGGGCATCCCACCCCCGAAACTTTTGCCCGCATATGCTTATAAATTCAACCCATTGCAAGCACAGTCAAAATGTGTCTTACGGTATTCCATCAACTACCCATCCTTATATTAATCATGTGCCTGTCCAGACATCAAGTGGTCATTCTTTACAAAGATTCCCCCATTGGCTGTTAAATGCAACCAATCAGCATCCTTTTGTTCCTTATCATCCATCTGCTGCATGTCAGTCCTGCATGATACCAGCAAATAGAGGTTTCCCTCATTCTTCTCCATATACAAAGAGTGTAATAGCTTTCCCTTCAGGTAATAACAACAGTTCTCAAACTTATGGCTCATACACTCCCATGTCTGTAGTTTACCCTTCTTCTACTGCAACCTTAACAAATAATTTCAGTTCAGCATCCTCAACCTATGGAGACAATAGCAAAACCACAGATGGCATGCGATTCAACTTTGCTCATGTTAAGAGTCAGGATCATTCCAAAAGATTTAGAAAAAGATCTGCAGCCAAAGATGACAAAATTGTGGAAAGAGTGAAGAGGCCTAACCTCAAACTGCAAGAAGACTTAAATGCTCCTACATCATTGAGAAGAGAAGGATTGAATGGAGACCAAAAAGATAATATAAGAGAACCAGAAGTCAATGTTTGTGTGAGTAGAACAGTAGATGTCTGTCTTCCAGTTATTGATGATGGGAGGGATAGTGTGGCAATTTCAGATGGGTCCTTGCCCTTAAAATCTAGTCATCTGAGGCCAGGACCTGTCAAACTTAGTGCAGGAGCAAAGCATATACTGAGGCCCAATGGAAGTATAGATCAGGAAAACTTCCGACCAATTCACTCGACTGTACCTTTTACTCAAGAAGCTAGTGCTGCCAAAGATGGTTCACAGGAGAAAGCAGCAAAAGTCTACAGGTTTTAG